In Brassica napus cultivar Da-Ae chromosome A3, Da-Ae, whole genome shotgun sequence, the sequence CCTGAGCCACCACCAAGAGATTTAtgaacagaagaagaagaagaagaagaagcggaaTCTCCCATAGTGAATGATCAGCTAAGGTTCTTCCGCGTATACAGATTTGAAGGCAAAGTGATTTGACGAATCGATATCTCTCTTTGATCAATCGAGCTCTTTCTACACCAAAGATCAAAGCTTTTTCCTTTTCGCTTCGGCgacaaaagtttatttttttcagttttaagtaaccatcaaattaaaaaagtatttatattatatttttaattatattgctCTTTTTTATCAACAAATTATATTTGCTCTGTTTCACCAAAATTTCTTTAGTTATATATTTGCTCTGTTTCCGGAAATTATAGTTCTAGAGCTTTTATATACTttcagccaaaaaaaaaattcgttcaTATTGACAGAATCTAACcaaaaattctcaaaatattaaaaaatacaaatattataaataaatagatcAGTATCTAAATATTCTTGGAAACTCGACTGATAATATCTCAAATGACATATTATCAGttggattttcaaaaaaaaaattatctttaaattaaataatatttgttgTATATTCATACACCAATATATGTAAGGTAAGAAATTCCAATTGGAATTGCTCTAAAAATAAGAACGAAAAATTCTACAGCCATCTAAAAGTCTGGTCTACGTGGCtaaagaaaaagtaaatatttaaagagTAAAAACATGACAGCCAACAGTTAAAAAGGTTGTAAAAACCTTGGAGAAAAAAGAGAAAGTAAAAGTCTGATTGGCTTTAGAATAATTGTAAGATGTTGCATACACACGCCAATGGGAGCCTTTGACTTCAGTAGAATGAGCTGCtcctttcttttattttcaagCCAACTACCAAAACGGAACCATCCAAATGGAATAGAGAGATGCCTAGAAGGAGAGAATAAATCCAAATCCGAAATAACTCACTGAGAAACAAACATCGTTATGaaatcttaaacaaaagaatttgttttgatgctcaaaaaaaaaaaaaaaaaaaaagaacttgagAGCAGTAAGCAGTGGCCTACCGATAGATCCTTGGTCCGAGGATGCTTTTTCGTTGCAAAGAGAACCCCTACATATAAGTGACAAGAAGATATAAGCTTAACATGATACTAGCTTTATAAGTTGTCACGAAACAATGATCCTCCAACTCATATCACCAGACCAGCAGGAAACCCCATTGCAATAATGTTATCTGTTATTTAATGTATGTAAGATCCAAATCAAACCCTCCTTCCTAAACCACCACAAAAGAAACtagggtgggcgttcgggtactcattcgggttcggttcggatctattcgggttttgggttttcggggtcaaagattttagccccattcgggtatttctaaatttcggtccaggttcggttcggatctttgcgggttcggttcagatatttgcgggttcggttcgggtttggataacccatttaaatgatttttattaaaaattcattatatactttaaatttctcaaaatctattaataaaataaaatatcacctataaatttgaataacatatgttaaaatacctaaacttaacaaataaattagtttggtttcaatattttaatagaaaatcaatagatatttcaagtattttggtgttttgagtattttttagctattttagacatttattttttgactatttgtatatattttcaaatatcttaaacaacttaaaagtatcttatatattttggatatttcagTATACATTaagtctaaaaataattaatatatttatgtatataaatctatttcggatatattcgggtacccgaaatacttcggttcgggtcgggtttggattcggttctttagataccaaaattttgaacccgttcggatatttaataaATTCCGATTCGGGTTCggtattatttttttggatcgagttcggttcggttattcggattctgtttttttttcccagCCCCAAAAGAAACAGCATGTTGAGCCTTGACCTGTGCTAGCTGTCCGATGAATCCACCAAACCTTTCGTAATGGTCCCAATGAAACCAGGTTATGAAGAAGTTCCTTCCGTGTTCTCATCTGGTTGATGAGGACACAAACGAATCCCTAACCCACTTGTGAATTTCGCAAAGGCTGACTTTTCAGTATCGTTGACATCGGAGAATGGCTgggaaagtttgaaacttttggcCCAGGTTGAGATCCCAGAGGCATGCATATATATAGCTTCGAAGAATCCAAATTGTGAAAATCCAAGTGAACAACCAAAAATGGAGTCTAGAGGAAGAGTGTACTATCAATCAATCGGAGATGATCAAGTCGCCGTCAGATATACACTATTTTGCGTGAAATTTTAATTCTCTAAGATAGAATTTCAAATCTAATAAAGATGACATAACAAGGATGTTTATCATTTCATAATAGTAACCAAAGATAAAATAACATATGCGCATAGGTATAAGTTTGATAATAGATCCCGAAACTGAAATACATAGAAAATGAGATAAAATAACATATGCATAGGTATAAGTTTGATAATAGAAAATGAGAGACGTGGACGTGGGAgaagagatgatgatgatagacGTGGACGTGGGAGATGAGATCACGAGCTCCTCCTACTCATTGCGGTAGTGAACCAGGAGAAACCGACCGTACCTACGTATAAAAGATAGTATTAATACATTGATATTACAATTTGCTTTTAacttaatagataaaaaattttaCCTTGTGCTGCACCGGTACATCCTGCGGCAGTAAGTCGGAGCTGGGGGAATGGCAGGGCGTGACTGGGTGACACGGATAGTGTGCCCGCGATGGCTGTGTTGGAAAGTGCGCGTGTCGTGTAACCCATTCGTGTAATTGTAAAAGCGTGGACAGTAGAATAGGTACAGGCCGATGACCCCATGGTGTGGATTTTCGTCGCTGGAGACTGTCAAGGATCGTCTACGCCTGAGAATCCTGTAGATCTCCGGGCCAGTGAGCCAGCGGGTCAAGGATTCCTGGATGATGAGTCCAACCCTAGCTGCAAATAAGCAGGCCCACAAGCAAAAAATAGAGGATTAAAATTTCATACAGAATCGGCCTTGTATTTAGCAGGCCCACAAGcaaattttcatttattcagGCCTCTTATTACTTGATAAagaaacttaaaatacattgCCCTTTTAGCGATTCGAACCTCTAACCTTAAAGACGTTTATATAGTTAAAACATGTCATCACTTTGCTTTAATAACTTGCCCCCTAAGCAAACTAAATCCTTCACAGACCCCAAGCCCATACTTCAGGTCCGGCGCTGCTATCATATCAAGTTTTTCGGCAAGATCGCAAGAGGGGGAGAGATATGAAcgagagaaaagaagaagcagACGAGACCAGAATCAGAGAGATGAAAGGGaacagaggagagaagaagcaGACGAGACCAGAATCAGACAAAGGTGACAAAAAAGTGTGGGGACATCTCGCTGATCGCAAGAGTGGAACCAGAATCAGACAAAGGTGACGGACagataatcaaaataaaaacagaggaGAGACGAAAAAGTGTGAGGACAATCTCGTTGACGTCGCATCACGTTTTCCGGCTAGATcgcatgagggggagagagatGAACGGGAAcagaaaagagaagaagcagAAGAGGCCAGAATCAGACAACGGTGACGGAcagaaaatcaaaataaaacagtgaacagaggagagaagaagcaGAGGAGAGACAAAAAAGTGTGGGGACAATCTCGTTGACGTCATATCACGTTTCCTGCTAGATcgcaagagagagaaagagatggaaAGGGAACAGAGGaaagaagaagcagaggagACTAGAATCAGAcggagaataaaaaaaaacagtgatcAGAGGAGAGAAAAAAGTGAGTACGCACGATGATGGCTGTGATTAGTTTGAAGATTTCGGATCCCTGGCATCCTGTTTTCCCCTGCAATCTGTGCGTTTACAGCATCTACCTCTTGATCCATATTTGTGAATATTTTGTTCTCACTCTACTCTCGACCTGCGtgcttctttatatataatcaaaaagtaGTTTAGGCCGTCACTCACAGATATTACCTTTTGCGTGCGTGTGTGAGTGTGACTGACGATCTCAACAAATTACGAAATTGCCATCTTGTTTGCCACGTGGATCAATAGGCGATGGTGTACGAGAGAATCAAATCATTGTTTTCAAAACAGACTGGCAAATTACGAAATTGCCATcttgttttcattatttttatttttaatctgaACTCGAATGGGACAAAACAAGGGCTGAacattttatccgttaaatttgattcgattcgtgATTCATTCTGATTCGATCATTTTTGGATATCCATAAACTTTCGAAGCTtagcaaatactaaaaatcaatatttgttaaaattgaagcaaatcacaaatattatttctttggaaagcggatatccgatccgatccgacaatatataaatacatatatattttgattatatttaaagctttaaatatataaactaatataattattattctaacacatgatttgataaattatattcacattattacttatataaaagtattacatGAAAGGAAGAGAACACATTTGTGATAATCAGGGCCGACTAACAAGGGAGGACAAGTGGTGCGACTGCTCCGGACCCAAGCCCGTGTTTCcatgtataataataattaaggggtctaatttttttataaatctatatttttatatataaaaaattataaaaaaaaaaactaaaaggtccccaaaattagttgatatatatatagttttattttcattacaaaatatataaaatattactgattaaattttaaaaatatattaaatattatttaatataaattttagagggtaaaaataaatttttccgTAGGGCTCCTAACAATGTTGAGCCGGCCCTGATgataattataacttttttaagttttgtgttattataattgttaactaagttcaaaaaatttacaaaatatgtaaattcactacttcttttaatttttatcatatatatcatgcaaaaaaatattttacaaaacaaatttgtatcaaatttttaagattatttgtattaataaaaatatatgagatatccgtaatttttcggatatccgttttTCCGAATATCCGTTTTTTTCGAAGCAAAGCATatcgaaaaattagatatccgtgacttacgaagcaaatcacaaatacctttaaaaatctggatatccgatccgtgcTCAGGCCTAGACAAAACTACAATAGTAAAATGTTATCCGATGTTGACAAAGGaaaaaaactgtattttccCAAAAGAGGTATAAACCCCTTTTGGGTGATGTGATTCTAACAAATGTTGCTTTtcagtttaaataataaaagttcGTTTTGTTTGCCcaatttaactattttaatgTGTGACATCACCAAAGTCACTTAATTCCTTTCTTCCTCTATAACCATTTTCTTATCATATCACCCAAATTTTGATCC encodes:
- the LOC106444091 gene encoding uncharacterized protein LOC106444091, with product MDQEVDAVNAQIAGENRMPGIRNLQTNHSHHPRVGLIIQESLTRWLTGPEIYRILRRRRSLTVSSDENPHHGVIGLYLFYCPRFYNYTNGLHDTRTFQHSHRGHTIRVTQSRPAIPPAPTYCRRMYRCSTRYGRFLLVHYRNE